TTTTCAATTTCAGAGGCAATTTTGGAtgaggtgtctacaaacttttgatCATAGAGTGTATGTTGCAGCACAGTGTACAAGATGATGTGCATGTATTATCAGAAGATTctttttactaaaaaaaaaaaaaaaaaaaaaaaaaaaactttttgtaAATCATTACAGTCCTGCTTGTTGTCCCAGTTCTACTAAAATTCATTTATAACCATCACGTACCCCGTTAACCTCAGCACTTTAAGTTTTGTGCTTGGTTGTTTCCCAAAATAGCCCTCCTGCGGCCATGTGAAATGCCTCTGCACCTCTCTATGTTTCAGCTCAAGCAAGCATGACTGCTGAAGGTGGCTATCTGGACTGCTGAGAGGAAGCAGTGGGTGTGTGTCAGTAAGCGAGAGGCCATGGCCAGCCAGTGCAGCAGCGTGGACTCCAGGGCCACGTTAAGGGGTGCGGGCTCCATCAACTCCACCCCAATGGCTGCCCGGATCGAGTCCTATGAAGGAGTGGAGAAGAAATGCATCTCTGACGTCAGGAGGACTTTCTGCCTGTTTGTGACATTTGACCTCCTGTTCATCACTCTGCTCTGGATCATTGAGCTCAATGTAGGTTCAACTGTTGCATCTCACTGCCTACTCTTCCTTTAGCTTGTTAAAACTCCCACCAGGAGTAATAAAGCAGTGCCCTGAGCCACACCTTAAGACTGTTTCTGAGTTTTACATGCAGAGTCACTCATtcatttaaaacagtgtttagcAATGTGGAGCTTTGAAGAGTGAACATATTCTTGCATAAGTGTTTGAAAGCTTTACAGAACAGTTTTTCTTATACGTTCCTAAGAACCCCATCTCTAAGATGAAATAGAAGAGATGGACAGCTTGGTTAACTTACTCCTGTGTTTTCACAGTCTGCTTCTCACATTTCACACTCATATTACCAGCACATACTTGACACAGTGCAAGGCGGCTGTTGTCATCAGGGGCGGGGACAGTGGTTGACAAGATTTGCATCCTATGTGTGGCTTTGTGCTTTGGTACTTAGCCTTTCATTCACACCTATAGCTGAGTTGaccacaatatttatttatttatttttattttgaggGGTAAAATTTCAGAAACACTGGTGAATGCAAcagatcatttttttattaaacaaattGACTTGGGGGTACAATTACTCTAAGATAATGTAGCTGGTAAACaattatatgtatacatatataaacaatgAATGGGGGAATCAAGGAGAAATGTGCAATATCTGCTACTTCAACTTCTTAAATTCTTGTTTCTTTATGCTGTATTTGGGTTTGCAgctattaaatgtattatatagtgtatatatacaggTGATTCAGAAAGTATTCAGAAACCTATggtttggattttttttatatcatttgcatgtattggagttATCCACTTTTTCATATTGTCTCAAAATATTACCACTTTACTCCACTGGATTACTAAAGTGGGGAGTAATTGTGCAAGTAGCGTAGATGGTTCTAGGTGATTCTTCCATACGTTATttataaaaattaaatacaaatttCAAGACTGGGTTGGGTAACATTAGCTGGTTAACATTAACTTAGTAAGCAGAATAATAGTAAACCTTATAACTGGGACCACAAAGTTGAGTGAAAAGGTGCATTTAGCAGGGTCATCCAGGGTCCTCTGCTCGGGATACTGTCTATGCAGTGTAAATTGGGTCCTTGTAGACCCACACCTTTCCAAACTGTGTCCAGTCAATTCAAATAGCAACAGATGGCCTCCAACTAGTTCTGGAAAAATCTCAAGgataattaaaacaaacaatatgCACCTGATCACAATTTGGTTTGCTGCAAcaaaatgtctaaatatttcTGATGGTAGATTTCTAGTTTTGATTTCTAATTGGTTTTCAAAATACTTTtttcaaaaaacatttttccccTTAATGTTATAGGTGATTAGATGTAGATTGATGGACATAAGTGATGGTTATATCTATTTAAAATACTCTTTCTGAATTCCATATATAGTCTTACAGACTAAAACAGACTAAGATCTTTTGCACTGCACTGTATATTGTTTATTGTCAAAAGCTATAAAGGATAAAGACAAATTAGCATTATGTCACAATAACGATAGACTGTCAGATGGATAATGCTGTTAGTCCTGCATTGATACAATTAGATTTTGTTCCAATCTTAAGAAAATTTCACAATTAGATGCTCCTTATTTCCTGGTTGTTAGAACTGCCAAGCTTACAAGTGTTATGCGATATCATGTGGCCAAAAATGAAATGGGTGGCAGGAAAAAAGGTAATGGGTGTGTTTCTTATCAGATCAAATGGCTATATACCCCTACCAAGTCGGGCAGTGAACACAATAAACACATGCTATTACTGGTCTGGTTTAGTCCGTTTTATTCAGAATAAACAATAGGTAACACTCAAATATAACACTCAATGTATCTGAATTATCCACTTAAAAGTATTGCAACCCTTTAAATTTGCAAACATATTTGTTTGGGAAGCCCAGCGttgcgctgtggagcagtgagactgtgttctctggaatttttgttatgtttgtttatttgtttcaggTAATTGGAAAAATACAAGACCAGCTAAAAAAGGAAGTGCTGGAATATGACTACCACAAATCCTTTTTTGATATTTTTGTAAGTATTGTATTCTCTTATTAGCCAAGTGCTCCAgacagaggaaaaaaacaaaccccaCTGAGCCAGTGGTTCTCAGTGCTGTTCCTGGAGTACCACTACCCTGCATATTGTAGTGTTTTCCCTGCACCCGCACACCCAGTTCACCTCAGCAATGGATGATCAGCTGTGGAACCTGGAAAGCAAgaagaagctgtggagcaggggtactccaggaccaggctATAGATATAGAACCACTGTGTGTAAGATATGTAGGCCGAGCCACTTTTGTCAGTATTCTCTTGCTAACTCTAATGCAGGCTTTGTAAGACTTTAGGTCCTTTTTAAGAGTGTCTGACCTTCTGTTCATTGCCTCGTCTTGTCTGACAGTACAGCTAATGCAGTGTCAATCAAATTGTGACTCTTCTGTTCATATTCCTTGCTCGATTTTCAGGTTTTGGCTGCATTTCGATTTACAGTCTTGATCCTGGCCTATGCAGTGTGTCGACTACGCCACTGGTGGGCTATTGCGGTATGTTGACTACCACCAGTCCAAAAGTGTAATACCAGGCATTGTTTACTCTTATCGACACCAGGGGGCAGTAGAGCCCTGTCGTATGATTTAAAAATTGTAAACAGTCTGCTGATTTGAGCTTGACTTATGGACTTGAAACTTCTCTAAGAATAGATACAGGACTTCAGCAGTTatccgcagacagcagggggaagctcagcacatggggagagaACAGAAtatagaaaagaaagaaagggatttaggagtatgaaTAGACTGGTGTACATCCTGTAAAAGAAGTAGATtagaacaacaataataatgatcagATACCTGTAATCAGACTGGTACAGGGGGGAGAAAGCTTCTTCGAAGGCATGGAACTGACAGTAGGCCAGCGTCCTGCGAGCGAAGTGTATGTGACGGGTTATAGGGTTTAAGAAGAGTGACTTTTAAGTCAGGAGGAGTATTTTTTAGCATTAAGCATTATGCTCAACGAAAACAGTCTCTAGATTTTTACAAGGGTGCTGGGTATGCTTACATGAGGCCATTGTGTGTTATTTCCTTTTCTGTAATGTGCTTGGAAGCTAGATTATTCTTAATACACTGCACTATCTGTTATTctgtcattcatttatttatttattttttttattttttttacagataacTACAGCAGTCACCAGTGCTTTCCTGATTGTGAAGGTTATTATATCCAAGGTATTTCATTTCACATTCCTCTCCTTTCATGAAATAAGGAATTAGCCGTTATACACCATCGCTCACTGTGTATGCACAAGCCAGTGTTTGAGGCTGTACAGTCATGTGGCTGTCAAAAAGGCTACTGGACAGCTGTGTTTTTgatgtaaacaatgtaaacagtgTGAATATACCCTTAAAGGTACAAAAGCTTCAGTGAGTACCATTTACTCATTTTTAACTGTGGCCCCTAAATAAAGTACCAAAGAGGTACCATTGGGGATGACCTCTCTGACCAGGCTTGTGTCTATAAAAATACCATGTAGTACCTCCCTACATGTCTTTGTAGAACGTCTGAGAGTGTTCAGTTCAGAGGATAGTTGGTAGTGCAGTTTGGCTCTTCTATAATGACAGTCAGCTTAATGGTTACGTTGTCCAAGCAtaaacatctcacacacacctgttctgTCTGGTATCTGTCCAGCTGCTCTCTCAGGGAGCCTTTGGGTACCTGCTGCCAATCATCTCTTTCATCCTGGCATGGATAGAGACGTGGCTTCTCGACTTTAAAGTTTTGCCTCAAGAAGCCATTGACGAGAACAGTGAGTTGGCCTGTCAAGTACAATATTCTTACTGCATCCCTGATAGAGCTTATGTGTGGTATGATGGTTGATGTTTTTGATGTGCAGTATTAGCTTTTTAACTGATGTCTGTTCTGGTTGACAGGGTATcttacaatacaaagcattgCAGAAACAGCTCCGCTCATGCACCCAGGGCCTCTCTCAGATGGCCAATTCTACTCACCACCAGAGTCTGTAGCAGGTAAGGGTCTGATCATTAGGAGACAGAACATTAGAACACACAGTACTGTTCAACAGACAATGTTTTTGTGgtaacagaaaacagaaaacgaCACCAGGGGGCAGTAGAGCCCTGTCGTATGATTTAAAAATTGTAAACAGTCTGCTGATTTGAGCTTGACTTCAGCAGTTatccgcagacagcagggggaagctcagcacatggggagagaACAGAAtatagaaaagaaagaaagggattTAGAAGTATGAATAGACTGGTGTACATCCTGTAAAAGAAGTAGATTTTAAAGTTTTGCCTCAAGAAGCCATTGACGAGAACAGTGAGTTGGCCTGTCAAGTACAATATTCTTACTGCATCCCTGATAGAGCTTATGTGTGGTATGATGGTTGATGTTTTTGATTAGGATGTTTTGATTAGGTAATATGAATCCGACTTTGTTACAGATGCACTGTAAAATTGTTTTCTAAAGGTTTTCCTCCACAAGAACCAGAATATTATATAGACAAAACATAATCTTAACATTCATTTAAGCAGGCCAGTGAATTTTTACAGTTTTGCTATTAGATACAAGATGTAATGCTCCTAGTCCATACAATGTTATTAAATAACTGTTGAACCACAAAGAAGATTTCCTGTAAATATTACTGAGCCGCCCAGGTGCACCATGATTCATTCAGAGATAGTAAAACGACGTGTGCAGCGTGGTTACTCAGAATAGCTCCTGAGTCTTTCCAGTGTTTCACACAGCGaagttaaatacattttaaataagcaGAATAGGGATTGATTGATTACGACCTAAATCAGAAAAGCATGTAATTTCTGAATGGATTCATCATATTGTCCAGCCCTAATACTGAATATGTCTTAGAATATCCTACATGACATAAAAATGCAATTTCTATTAAAGATATACTGAGAATGATTCCCTCTtgattttgctttgttttccaTGTAGTTATTAAACAGTAAGCCTAAGGATTTGGACATGCATATAAACCTCAAGGGATTTAATTGATCCTTGTTGGATCTTTTGCAGATTCTGATGAAGAGCTTGATGACAAACATGACCTTGAGAAGCCCATCGTCTAGCAGGTACTAAAGTGTTGACTTATTGTGTTTGAGGGTAAATGGCACAGTGGTACTCTAGTAGCAAGTAACCTTGAAATGGGCAATAAGTATGTTTATGCATGTATTAAAATCaggttatatgttatatatacatatatgtatatatgtatatatatgccacacacatgttcaaattcaccagcagcacacctgattttatttaatttaatatacaattctaacacagttgcaaactaGTATTTCCAATACTTTTCTGATATTATAAGAAACAGTGAAATATTACAGTTGTTTGTGCATAAGTCTATTTTTTAAGTTTGTTTAGACCCCACAACCAGAAGACTACTGGAAGAACCTTCTGTGAACAAATGAGAACAATGCCTTATCTATGCATTATGTTCAGCAAA
This portion of the Salminus brasiliensis chromosome 9, fSalBra1.hap2, whole genome shotgun sequence genome encodes:
- the stard3nl gene encoding STARD3 N-terminal-like protein, which codes for MASQCSSVDSRATLRGAGSINSTPMAARIESYEGVEKKCISDVRRTFCLFVTFDLLFITLLWIIELNVIGKIQDQLKKEVLEYDYHKSFFDIFVLAAFRFTVLILAYAVCRLRHWWAIAITTAVTSAFLIVKVIISKLLSQGAFGYLLPIISFILAWIETWLLDFKVLPQEAIDENRYLTIQSIAETAPLMHPGPLSDGQFYSPPESVADSDEELDDKHDLEKPIV